In a genomic window of Amycolatopsis japonica:
- a CDS encoding acyl-CoA carboxylase subunit beta, whose amino-acid sequence MSSATEPLGTPPEDEPDIHTTAGKLADLYRRYDEAVHAGSARAVEKQHAKGKKTARERIDLLLDEGSFVELDELAKHRSVNFGQEKNRPYGDGVVTGYGTVDGRPVCVFSQDVTVFGGSLGEVYGEKIVKVMDLAIKTGRPIIGINEGGGARIQEGVVSLGLYGEIFNRNVKASGVIPQISLIMGANAGGHVYSPALTDFVVMVDKTSHMFITGPDVVKTVTGEEVSFEELGGGRTHNTRSGVAHYLGSDDEDAIAYVKELLAFLPANNLSEAPLFETGSAPGGFFDDVTDTDRELDTLIPDSPNQPYDMHEVINRVVDDGDFLEVHELFAPNILVGFGRVDGRSVGIVANQPTQFAGCLDIDASEKAARFVRTCDAFNIPVLTFVDVPGFLPGTDQEWNGIIRRGAKLIYAYAEATVPLVTVITRKAYGGAYDVMGSKHLGADINLAWPTAQVAVMGAQGAANIVHRKTLAAAAADGKDVDALRAELIQEYEDTLLNPYAAAERGYVDSVIVPAHTRGHVAKALSLLQGKRESLPPKKHGNIPL is encoded by the coding sequence ATGAGCAGTGCGACGGAGCCGCTCGGGACGCCGCCCGAGGACGAACCGGACATCCACACGACGGCCGGCAAGCTGGCCGACCTGTACCGCCGGTATGACGAGGCGGTGCACGCGGGTTCCGCGAGGGCGGTGGAGAAACAGCACGCCAAGGGCAAGAAGACCGCCCGCGAGCGGATCGACCTGCTGCTGGACGAGGGCTCCTTCGTCGAGCTCGACGAGCTGGCGAAGCACCGCTCGGTCAACTTCGGCCAGGAGAAGAACCGCCCCTACGGCGACGGCGTCGTCACCGGCTACGGCACGGTCGACGGCCGCCCGGTGTGCGTGTTCAGCCAGGACGTCACCGTCTTCGGCGGTTCACTCGGTGAGGTGTACGGTGAGAAGATCGTCAAGGTGATGGACCTGGCGATCAAGACCGGCCGCCCGATCATCGGCATCAACGAGGGCGGCGGCGCGCGGATCCAGGAAGGCGTCGTCTCGCTCGGGCTGTACGGCGAGATCTTCAACCGCAACGTCAAGGCGTCCGGCGTCATCCCGCAGATCTCGCTGATCATGGGCGCCAACGCGGGCGGGCACGTCTACTCCCCCGCGCTGACCGACTTCGTGGTGATGGTCGACAAGACCTCGCACATGTTCATCACCGGCCCCGACGTCGTGAAGACCGTGACCGGCGAAGAGGTCTCCTTCGAGGAACTCGGCGGCGGTCGCACGCACAACACCCGTTCGGGTGTCGCGCACTACCTCGGTTCCGACGACGAGGACGCCATCGCGTACGTGAAGGAACTGCTCGCGTTCCTCCCGGCGAACAACCTGTCCGAAGCGCCGCTGTTCGAGACCGGCTCGGCGCCCGGCGGGTTCTTCGACGACGTCACCGACACCGATCGCGAGCTCGACACGCTGATCCCGGACTCGCCGAACCAGCCGTACGACATGCACGAGGTCATCAACCGCGTCGTCGACGACGGTGACTTCCTCGAAGTGCACGAGCTGTTCGCGCCCAACATCCTGGTCGGCTTCGGCCGGGTGGACGGGCGCAGCGTCGGCATCGTGGCGAACCAGCCGACCCAGTTCGCCGGCTGCCTCGACATCGACGCCTCCGAGAAGGCCGCGCGGTTCGTGCGCACCTGCGACGCGTTCAACATCCCGGTGCTGACCTTCGTCGACGTCCCCGGCTTCCTGCCCGGCACCGACCAGGAGTGGAACGGCATCATCCGGCGCGGCGCGAAGCTGATCTACGCCTACGCCGAAGCGACCGTCCCGCTCGTCACCGTCATCACCCGCAAGGCGTACGGCGGCGCGTACGACGTCATGGGGTCGAAGCACCTCGGCGCGGACATCAACCTGGCCTGGCCGACGGCGCAGGTCGCGGTCATGGGCGCGCAGGGCGCGGCGAACATCGTGCACCGCAAGACACTCGCCGCGGCCGCCGCCGACGGCAAGGACGTCGACGCGCTGCGGGCCGAGCTCATCCAGGAGTACGAAGACACCCTCCTGAACCCGTACGCGGCGGCCGAGCGCGGTTACGTCGACTCGGTGATCGTGCCCGCGCACACCCGCGGCCACGTCGCGAAGGCGCTCTCGCTGCTCCAGGGCAAGCGTGAGTCGCTGCCGCCCAAGAAGCACGGGAACATCCCGCTGTGA
- a CDS encoding acyl-CoA carboxylase subunit epsilon, with protein MTAPETPLLRVVRGNPDDAELAALTAVVAAVAGARAPEPASKRDSWWADKASLVRAPLAPGEGAWRASALPR; from the coding sequence GTGACCGCGCCCGAAACCCCGCTGCTGCGCGTCGTCCGGGGCAACCCGGACGACGCCGAGCTCGCCGCGCTGACCGCCGTCGTCGCGGCGGTGGCCGGTGCGCGGGCACCGGAACCGGCGTCGAAACGGGATTCGTGGTGGGCGGACAAGGCATCGCTCGTGCGGGCTCCGCTCGCCCCGGGAGAGGGAGCCTGGCGGGCGTCGGCGCTTCCTCGCTGA
- a CDS encoding helix-turn-helix domain-containing protein — protein sequence MTNQDHLSTELRRLRKAAGLSGTEAASLTGLSQSKVSRVETGAFMPTEEQVVALCRVYRAPAKVRRELVAITRDLREEASSARVVFQRGAWRMQQRIGKIETASARIRSFQPTIVFGLLQTRDYITALFGDALPEDERDQTVEARLERQRILDSNRQFHFVLTEGALRWNMGGAATMLAQLGHLIEISRRDRVRLGVIPWTTPVAVPVLHGFDIYDSRAVLLGTQTATALVTDEREVTDYEKNFAEVERYATYGDIACGHLTRIAADYRKLAAGSLR from the coding sequence GTGACGAACCAGGACCACCTCTCAACCGAGTTGCGCCGTCTGCGCAAGGCCGCCGGACTGTCCGGTACCGAAGCGGCGAGTCTCACCGGCCTCAGTCAGTCGAAGGTGTCGCGGGTCGAGACCGGCGCGTTCATGCCGACCGAGGAGCAGGTCGTCGCGCTGTGCCGCGTCTATCGCGCGCCCGCGAAGGTCCGGCGGGAGCTGGTCGCGATCACTCGGGACCTCCGTGAAGAGGCGTCGTCCGCCCGCGTCGTCTTTCAGCGCGGTGCCTGGCGGATGCAGCAGCGCATCGGCAAGATCGAGACGGCCTCCGCCCGCATCCGGAGCTTCCAGCCGACCATCGTGTTCGGCCTGCTCCAGACCCGCGACTACATCACCGCGCTCTTCGGCGACGCGCTGCCGGAGGACGAACGCGACCAGACGGTCGAGGCCCGGCTGGAGCGCCAGCGGATCCTCGATTCGAACCGTCAGTTCCATTTCGTGCTCACCGAAGGCGCGCTGCGCTGGAACATGGGCGGCGCGGCGACCATGCTGGCCCAGCTCGGCCATCTCATCGAGATCTCCCGCCGCGACCGGGTGCGGCTCGGCGTGATCCCGTGGACGACTCCGGTGGCGGTCCCCGTCCTCCACGGTTTCGACATCTACGACTCGCGCGCGGTGCTCCTCGGGACGCAGACGGCCACGGCCCTCGTCACGGACGAACGCGAAGTCACCGACTACGAAAAGAACTTCGCCGAAGTCGAGCGCTACGCCACCTACGGCGACATCGCCTGCGGGCATCTGACGCGTATCGCCGCCGACTACCGAAAGCTCGCGGCCGGATCCCTTCGGTGA
- a CDS encoding DUF397 domain-containing protein, with translation MTTWHENMTGWHKSTYTHWEENACVEVGTAPGLVGIRDTKQWALPDESRPILVLPAESFAALLEHLGR, from the coding sequence ATGACCACCTGGCACGAAAACATGACCGGCTGGCACAAGTCGACCTACACGCACTGGGAAGAGAACGCCTGCGTCGAGGTCGGCACCGCACCCGGCCTCGTGGGCATCCGGGACACCAAACAGTGGGCACTGCCGGACGAGAGCCGTCCGATCCTGGTGCTCCCGGCCGAGTCCTTCGCCGCGCTCCTCGAGCACCTCGGACGATGA
- a CDS encoding PadR family transcriptional regulator yields the protein MAAKLTPLAMAVLELLHERPMHPYEMAQLMRERFVNTRVKVKAGSLYHTVDRLVQNGFVEVVETQRDGKRPERTVYAMTDTGRDEFVTRAQDMLATPAEEYPEYLSALAVIDELGPEMSLTQLKHRVLRLQAAIASDQVVLENLVNEHKLPEIYWLDWSYATARRAFELEWTQKLVADLESGRIRFQGHCTPQLNLVTEDDSDERKTS from the coding sequence ATGGCCGCGAAGCTCACCCCGCTCGCCATGGCGGTGCTCGAACTCCTGCATGAGCGGCCCATGCATCCGTACGAGATGGCGCAGCTGATGCGCGAGCGCTTCGTCAACACGCGTGTGAAAGTGAAGGCGGGCTCGCTCTACCACACGGTGGATCGCCTGGTGCAGAACGGTTTCGTCGAAGTCGTCGAGACACAACGGGACGGGAAACGCCCCGAACGCACCGTGTACGCGATGACGGACACCGGCCGCGACGAGTTCGTCACCAGGGCGCAGGACATGCTGGCCACGCCCGCCGAGGAGTACCCCGAGTACCTCAGCGCGCTCGCCGTCATCGACGAGCTCGGCCCGGAAATGTCGCTCACGCAGCTCAAGCACCGCGTGCTGCGGCTGCAGGCCGCCATCGCCTCCGACCAGGTCGTGCTCGAAAACCTGGTCAACGAGCACAAACTCCCCGAGATCTACTGGCTCGACTGGTCCTACGCCACCGCGCGGCGGGCCTTCGAGCTCGAATGGACCCAAAAACTCGTCGCAGACCTGGAATCCGGCCGTATCCGGTTCCAGGGCCACTGCACGCCACAACTGAACCTGGTCACCGAGGACGACAGCGATGAACGCAAGACAAGCTAA
- a CDS encoding DHA2 family efflux MFS transporter permease subunit: MNARQANPWAALSALCLGFFMILLDTTIVSTAIPAMLRELGAGLNAIVWVISVYLLTYAVPMLFASRLGDRFGPKRVYLAGLVVFTLASLWCGLSGSVEMLIAARAVQGLGAALMTPQTLAFISHLFPPSKRGPAMGLWSGVAGIAAIVGPVLGGVLVDHLGWEWIFFVNLPVGVVAIALALLKVPDWQPKHSHSFDVPGILLSGAGLFCVVYGVQNGQHYDWGRVFGPVTVFEIIGFGVALLVAFVAWQRFNRREPLLPLGVFANRNFSAGTLTSVTVGFAMTGMFLPLVIYVQAVLGESPTMSGLLFAPMSLLAGLIGPFVGRASDKVNGKILLIVGLTALAAGMGLAALIAEAGANAWTLTPALLVAGLGIGFIFAPMGNLAMSSVEPRLVGTASGIFNTARQVGGVLGSAAVGVLLQARIGTSIADEAASAASALPEQYRAPFAEGVAKAAESTGEFGSSGAAAFPGLPSGVAEQAQRLALEAVHNGLTDAARVTLLLPAAVLVLGVLAALTMRRPSRKPHPPAREPAASAA; encoded by the coding sequence ATGAACGCAAGACAAGCTAACCCCTGGGCCGCGCTTTCCGCGCTGTGCCTGGGTTTCTTCATGATCCTGCTGGACACCACGATCGTCTCGACCGCGATCCCCGCGATGCTGCGGGAACTCGGCGCCGGGCTGAACGCGATCGTCTGGGTGATCAGCGTCTACCTGCTCACCTACGCGGTGCCGATGCTGTTCGCCAGCCGTCTCGGCGACCGCTTCGGCCCGAAACGCGTCTACCTGGCCGGGCTCGTGGTGTTCACCCTGGCCTCGCTGTGGTGCGGTCTGTCCGGTTCGGTCGAGATGCTGATCGCGGCCCGCGCGGTGCAAGGCCTCGGCGCCGCCTTGATGACGCCGCAGACCCTGGCGTTCATCAGCCATCTGTTCCCGCCGTCGAAGCGTGGTCCCGCGATGGGGCTCTGGAGCGGCGTCGCCGGGATCGCGGCCATCGTCGGGCCGGTGCTCGGCGGCGTGCTCGTCGACCACCTCGGCTGGGAATGGATCTTCTTCGTCAACCTGCCGGTCGGCGTGGTCGCGATCGCGCTGGCGCTGCTCAAAGTGCCGGACTGGCAGCCGAAGCACTCGCATTCCTTCGACGTCCCGGGAATCCTGCTGTCCGGCGCCGGCCTGTTCTGCGTCGTCTACGGCGTCCAAAATGGACAGCACTACGACTGGGGACGGGTGTTCGGGCCGGTCACCGTGTTCGAGATCATCGGTTTCGGTGTCGCCCTGCTGGTCGCTTTCGTGGCGTGGCAACGGTTCAACCGCCGGGAACCACTGCTTCCGCTCGGCGTTTTCGCGAACCGCAACTTCTCGGCGGGCACGCTGACCTCGGTCACCGTCGGTTTCGCGATGACCGGCATGTTCCTGCCGCTGGTGATCTACGTCCAAGCGGTGCTGGGCGAGTCGCCGACGATGTCCGGCCTGCTGTTCGCACCGATGTCGTTGCTGGCCGGCCTGATCGGCCCGTTCGTCGGCCGCGCTTCGGACAAGGTCAACGGGAAGATCCTGCTGATCGTCGGGCTCACCGCGCTCGCCGCGGGAATGGGACTGGCGGCCCTGATCGCCGAGGCGGGCGCGAACGCGTGGACGCTCACCCCGGCGCTGCTGGTGGCGGGCCTCGGCATCGGCTTCATCTTCGCACCGATGGGCAATCTGGCGATGAGTTCGGTCGAACCGCGGCTCGTCGGGACCGCGTCGGGCATCTTCAACACCGCCCGGCAGGTCGGCGGCGTACTCGGCAGCGCGGCCGTCGGCGTGCTGCTGCAGGCACGGATCGGTACGTCGATCGCCGACGAGGCGGCGTCGGCCGCGAGCGCGTTGCCGGAGCAGTACCGGGCACCGTTCGCGGAAGGCGTCGCGAAGGCCGCGGAATCGACCGGGGAGTTCGGTTCTTCCGGGGCGGCCGCGTTCCCCGGCTTGCCGTCCGGTGTCGCCGAGCAGGCTCAGCGGCTCGCGCTCGAAGCCGTCCACAATGGACTCACCGACGCGGCTCGGGTGACGCTGCTGCTTCCGGCCGCGGTGCTCGTGCTGGGCGTGCTCGCCGCGCTCACCATGCGCCGCCCTTCCCGAAAACCCCACCCGCCCGCTCGCGAACCCGCCGCCAGCGCCGCCTGA
- a CDS encoding glycoside hydrolase family 3 protein, producing the protein MLAGLLLAGSALTPVASAAPGPLYKNPHASTSARVNDLLKRMSLDDKIGQMTQAERGAVTPDQAAALKLGSLLSGGGSVPASNTPNGWADMVDSYQKAAVSTPLGIPTIYGVDAVHGHNNVYGATIFPHNIGLGAANNPRLVEKIGRATALEVAGTGPQWDFSPCLCVARDDRWGRTYESFGESPRDAIANASAITGLQGRRLGEKPGSVLATAKHYVGDGGTTNGVDQGNTEVSERELRQIHLPPFREAIDRGVGSVMISFSSFQGVRMHAQKYLITDVLKKELRFRGLVISDYNAINQIDGKEGFTPEEVRLSVNAGIDMFMVPWDAPQFIAYLKAEVEAGRVSRDRIDDANRRILAEKFELGLFEHPYTDRSLQKTFGSKEHRELARQAVRESQVLLKNNGVLPLAKKNNKIFVAGKNANDIGNQAGGWTLTWQGQSGPVIPGTTILDGIKSGAGKGTTVTYDRAGDGIDGSYQVAVAVVGETPYAEGQGDRPNGFGLDAEDLATIAKLKSSGVPVVVVTVSGRPLDIAAQLPRFDGLVAAWLPGSEGAGVADVLYGDYNPTGKLTFSWPVSAAQEPVNVGDGKKALYPYGYGLRYRR; encoded by the coding sequence GTGCTCGCAGGACTGCTCCTGGCCGGTTCGGCCCTGACCCCGGTCGCGTCCGCCGCCCCGGGACCGCTCTACAAGAATCCGCACGCTTCGACGTCCGCGCGGGTGAACGACCTGCTCAAGCGGATGAGCCTCGACGACAAGATCGGCCAGATGACGCAGGCCGAACGCGGCGCGGTCACCCCCGACCAGGCCGCCGCGCTCAAACTGGGGTCCTTGCTCTCCGGCGGTGGCTCGGTGCCCGCCAGCAACACCCCGAACGGGTGGGCCGACATGGTCGACTCGTATCAGAAGGCGGCGGTCTCGACGCCGCTCGGCATTCCCACGATCTACGGCGTCGACGCCGTGCACGGCCACAACAACGTCTACGGCGCCACGATCTTCCCGCACAACATCGGCCTCGGCGCCGCGAACAATCCGCGCCTGGTCGAGAAGATCGGCCGGGCGACGGCGCTCGAAGTCGCCGGAACCGGCCCGCAGTGGGACTTTTCGCCGTGCCTGTGCGTCGCCCGCGACGACCGCTGGGGCCGGACCTACGAATCCTTCGGCGAATCCCCGCGTGACGCCATCGCGAACGCGTCGGCCATCACCGGGCTTCAGGGACGCAGGCTCGGCGAGAAACCGGGATCCGTGCTCGCGACGGCGAAACACTACGTCGGCGACGGTGGCACGACGAACGGCGTCGATCAGGGCAACACCGAAGTGAGTGAACGCGAACTGCGCCAGATCCACCTGCCGCCGTTCCGCGAGGCGATCGACCGCGGGGTCGGCTCGGTGATGATCTCGTTCTCCAGCTTCCAGGGAGTGCGCATGCACGCCCAGAAGTACCTCATCACCGACGTCCTCAAGAAGGAACTGCGGTTCCGCGGGCTGGTGATCTCGGACTACAACGCGATCAACCAGATCGACGGCAAGGAGGGCTTCACTCCCGAAGAGGTGCGGCTCTCGGTGAACGCGGGCATCGACATGTTCATGGTCCCGTGGGACGCGCCGCAGTTCATCGCCTACCTCAAGGCCGAAGTCGAGGCGGGGCGCGTCTCGCGCGACCGGATCGACGACGCGAACCGCCGCATCCTGGCGGAGAAGTTCGAACTCGGCCTGTTCGAGCACCCGTACACCGACCGATCTCTCCAGAAGACGTTCGGCAGCAAGGAACATCGCGAACTGGCCCGGCAGGCGGTCCGCGAATCCCAGGTGCTGCTGAAGAACAACGGTGTGCTGCCGCTGGCGAAGAAGAACAACAAGATCTTCGTCGCGGGCAAGAACGCGAACGACATCGGAAACCAGGCGGGCGGCTGGACGCTCACCTGGCAGGGACAGAGCGGCCCGGTGATCCCGGGCACGACCATCCTCGACGGCATCAAGTCGGGGGCGGGGAAGGGAACCACGGTGACCTATGACCGTGCGGGTGACGGAATCGACGGCAGCTATCAGGTCGCCGTCGCCGTGGTGGGCGAAACGCCGTACGCCGAAGGACAGGGAGACCGGCCGAACGGGTTCGGACTCGACGCGGAAGACCTCGCCACGATCGCCAAGCTGAAGAGTTCGGGTGTTCCGGTCGTCGTGGTGACCGTGTCCGGGCGTCCGCTCGACATCGCCGCGCAACTGCCGCGGTTCGACGGGCTGGTCGCGGCCTGGCTGCCGGGCAGTGAAGGCGCCGGCGTCGCCGATGTCCTTTACGGCGACTACAACCCGACCGGGAAGCTGACGTTCAGCTGGCCGGTCAGTGCGGCGCAAGAGCCGGTGAACGTCGGTGACGGCAAGAAGGCGCTGTACCCGTACGGCTACGGCCTGCGGTACCGCCGGTAG
- a CDS encoding Maf family protein, whose protein sequence is MRFVLASQSPARLGVLRSAGFDPSVVVSGVDEDAVAASLTDPAPEELVRALAAAKAEAVFEALDGHSDMVIVGCDSMLSINGEMVGKPITPEAARERWASMAGKTGELLTGHAIIRVENGERTKEASGTEGTTVRFGTPSQEEIEAYIASGEPLQVAGGFTLDGLGGWFIEGIDGDFSSVIGISLPLTRRLLTEVGVSVIDLWTRPAS, encoded by the coding sequence GTGCGTTTCGTTCTCGCGTCCCAGTCCCCCGCCCGCCTCGGTGTCCTGCGTTCCGCCGGCTTCGATCCGAGCGTCGTCGTGTCCGGCGTCGACGAGGACGCGGTCGCCGCGTCCCTGACCGATCCGGCCCCCGAAGAGCTGGTCCGCGCACTCGCCGCCGCGAAGGCCGAAGCGGTTTTCGAGGCCCTCGACGGTCACTCCGACATGGTCATCGTGGGCTGCGATTCGATGCTGTCGATCAACGGCGAAATGGTCGGGAAGCCGATCACGCCGGAAGCCGCGCGCGAGCGCTGGGCGTCGATGGCGGGCAAAACCGGTGAACTTCTGACCGGCCACGCGATCATCCGCGTCGAGAACGGTGAGAGGACGAAGGAAGCCTCCGGGACCGAAGGGACCACTGTTCGCTTCGGCACACCGTCGCAAGAAGAGATCGAGGCGTACATCGCTTCCGGAGAGCCGCTTCAGGTGGCCGGCGGCTTCACCCTCGACGGGCTCGGCGGCTGGTTCATCGAGGGAATCGACGGTGATTTCTCGAGCGTCATCGGCATCAGCCTGCCGCTGACCCGGCGTTTGCTGACGGAGGTCGGCGTGAGCGTCATCGATCTCTGGACCCGTCCCGCATCCTGA
- a CDS encoding dicarboxylate/amino acid:cation symporter, with amino-acid sequence MSFIRTYTRPRVFAAAVLGSLVVGALLGVLARTTEASWLTDLLDQIGTIFTTLLQIAVIPLVFTAIVVGINSLRNLGGGKKAARLGGKTVLWFAITSFIASLIGIAVAKLFNPGSGGLGEGVAATAKNADKATKSVDNWGSWSAFVEGFLPKNFFTAFTEGSTLQVLFLAVIIGAAAYSLGDKAKPFVDFTTSVFEIIQRYLGWIVRLAPIGIVGLIGAAVANYGDALFRPLFTTTLAVYVGCLVVLLVVYPILLQFVAKVSPLKFFSKAGTAIQFAFASQSSAATLPLTRQSAVNLGVQPAYAAFATPLGSATKMDGCAAVFPAIGAIFIANLSGVSLNIWQYVGIVVVAVLGALATAGTTGWLTALTLTTAFIGLDAQQVALGIALIYSVNPIMDMMRTATNVAGQIVVPVVVARGEGLLDDEVLNSPTDPSPTSDGEAATASAKEPATAGA; translated from the coding sequence GTGTCTTTCATTCGGACCTACACAAGGCCAAGGGTCTTCGCGGCGGCGGTCCTCGGCTCGCTCGTCGTGGGCGCCCTGCTCGGCGTCCTCGCCAGGACGACCGAGGCGAGCTGGCTGACCGACCTGCTCGACCAGATCGGCACGATCTTCACGACGCTGCTGCAGATCGCGGTGATCCCGCTGGTCTTCACGGCGATCGTGGTCGGCATCAACAGCCTGCGCAACCTCGGCGGCGGCAAGAAGGCCGCGCGGCTGGGTGGCAAGACCGTCCTGTGGTTCGCGATCACCTCGTTCATCGCGTCGCTGATCGGCATCGCCGTCGCGAAGCTGTTCAACCCGGGCAGCGGCGGCCTCGGCGAAGGCGTCGCCGCGACCGCTAAGAACGCGGACAAGGCCACCAAGAGCGTCGACAACTGGGGCTCCTGGAGCGCCTTCGTCGAAGGCTTCCTGCCGAAGAACTTCTTCACGGCTTTCACCGAAGGCTCGACGCTGCAGGTGCTGTTCCTCGCCGTGATCATCGGCGCGGCGGCCTACAGCCTCGGTGACAAGGCCAAGCCGTTCGTCGACTTCACCACCAGCGTCTTCGAGATCATCCAGCGCTACCTCGGCTGGATCGTCCGGCTCGCCCCGATCGGCATCGTCGGCCTGATCGGCGCCGCGGTCGCGAACTACGGTGACGCCCTGTTCCGGCCGCTGTTCACCACCACTCTCGCGGTGTACGTCGGCTGCCTCGTGGTGCTGCTGGTGGTCTACCCGATCCTGCTGCAGTTCGTGGCGAAAGTCAGCCCGCTGAAGTTCTTCTCGAAGGCGGGCACGGCGATCCAGTTCGCGTTCGCTTCGCAGTCTTCGGCCGCGACGCTGCCCCTCACCCGGCAGTCCGCCGTGAACCTGGGCGTCCAGCCCGCATACGCCGCCTTCGCGACTCCGCTGGGCAGCGCCACGAAGATGGACGGCTGCGCGGCGGTGTTCCCCGCGATCGGCGCCATCTTCATCGCGAACCTGTCCGGGGTCTCGCTGAACATCTGGCAGTACGTCGGGATCGTCGTGGTCGCCGTGCTCGGCGCGCTGGCCACCGCGGGCACCACCGGCTGGCTGACCGCGCTGACCCTGACCACCGCGTTCATCGGCCTCGACGCGCAGCAGGTGGCGCTCGGGATCGCGCTGATCTACTCGGTGAACCCGATCATGGACATGATGCGGACCGCGACCAACGTGGCAGGCCAGATCGTCGTGCCGGTGGTCGTCGCCCGCGGCGAAGGCCTTCTGGACGACGAGGTGCTCAACTCGCCGACGGACCCTTCGCCGACTTCCGACGGCGAAGCGGCTACTGCCTCCGCGAAGGAGCCTGCCACCGCTGGTGCGTGA
- a CDS encoding SAV_915 family protein — protein sequence MTNPGLPTALFLPTAKKPKDYTSAEIELRATKDGRMALIAFSSVQRLVECCGPHQPWALVKSEHLGRVHQAQPYDLIVLDSDLPEELRHREALV from the coding sequence GTGACGAACCCCGGACTGCCCACCGCACTGTTCCTTCCGACGGCGAAAAAGCCGAAGGACTACACGAGCGCGGAGATCGAACTCCGCGCGACCAAGGACGGCCGGATGGCGTTGATCGCCTTCAGTTCCGTGCAGCGTCTGGTCGAGTGCTGCGGGCCGCACCAGCCGTGGGCACTGGTCAAATCCGAGCACCTCGGCCGGGTCCACCAGGCCCAGCCGTACGACCTGATCGTGCTCGATTCCGACCTTCCGGAAGAACTGCGGCATCGCGAAGCGCTGGTATAA